A single region of the Mechercharimyces sp. CAU 1602 genome encodes:
- a CDS encoding long-chain fatty acid--CoA ligase — translation MKATMMEYPLTLVHLLERAGEQFGAAEIVSRMPDKSLHRHTYGDFYRRTRALAESLQKAGLKRGERVGTLMWNHYAHLEAYFGIPVAGGVLHTLNIRLHPSEIAYIINHAEDRFLIVDDILLPLYEAIKSQVKVERVFVVPLTGQPIPEGYENYESLLEEATGEFTYPELEENEPAGMCYTSGTTGQPKGVVYSHRSTILHSFASALPDALGVSQADTVCAVVPMFHVNAWGLPFTCTMIGVKQVFPGPHLDPVSLLDLYEAEKVGMTAGIPTIWLGILQALNKFPGKWSLVDNLRLVVGGSAAPESLIRGLDKHGLEVRHCWGMTETSPLGSGAIIKPHLIENDEDKIYQLRATQGYSVAFVDTRIRVEDKVQPWDGESIGELEVRGPWIAASYYNHPGSEHSWSEDGWFKTGDMATIDKDGYINIVDRTKDLIKSGGEWISSVALENTLMGHPDIAEAAAIGVPHPKWQERPLVVAVPAEGKKPTVEELNDYLSTKFESWMIPDAYVFVDEIPRSSAGKFLKRALREQYKNWNWE, via the coding sequence ATGAAAGCGACGATGATGGAGTATCCATTAACTTTGGTTCATTTGTTAGAGCGAGCAGGCGAGCAATTTGGAGCAGCGGAGATTGTAAGTCGTATGCCTGATAAATCATTACATCGGCATACGTATGGGGATTTCTATCGGAGAACACGTGCTTTGGCAGAATCACTGCAGAAAGCTGGATTGAAGCGCGGGGAGCGAGTGGGTACTCTTATGTGGAATCATTATGCTCACCTCGAAGCTTACTTTGGAATTCCAGTAGCAGGTGGCGTTTTGCATACGTTAAATATTCGTTTGCATCCAAGTGAAATCGCTTACATTATAAATCATGCAGAAGATCGCTTCTTGATCGTAGATGATATTCTTCTCCCACTTTATGAAGCGATAAAGTCGCAGGTAAAGGTGGAGCGGGTATTTGTTGTTCCTCTAACGGGCCAACCCATTCCAGAAGGATATGAAAATTACGAGAGTCTATTAGAAGAAGCGACAGGTGAGTTTACGTATCCCGAGTTGGAAGAGAATGAGCCAGCAGGAATGTGCTATACCTCTGGCACGACAGGCCAACCAAAGGGGGTTGTTTATTCTCACCGATCTACTATCTTACACTCTTTCGCATCTGCTCTTCCAGACGCATTAGGGGTGAGCCAAGCAGATACTGTTTGCGCAGTAGTACCGATGTTCCATGTTAATGCATGGGGATTACCGTTTACTTGCACCATGATAGGTGTGAAACAGGTGTTCCCAGGTCCACATCTAGATCCAGTTAGTTTGCTGGACTTGTATGAAGCAGAGAAAGTGGGGATGACAGCAGGTATACCGACGATTTGGCTGGGAATCCTTCAAGCTTTAAATAAATTTCCTGGGAAATGGAGTTTGGTGGACAATCTGCGACTCGTCGTAGGTGGCTCAGCAGCGCCTGAGTCATTGATTCGTGGATTAGACAAACATGGCTTGGAAGTGCGTCACTGCTGGGGGATGACAGAGACAAGTCCATTGGGCTCGGGAGCGATAATAAAGCCCCACCTCATAGAGAATGATGAGGATAAAATTTATCAATTACGAGCTACTCAAGGGTATTCTGTTGCATTTGTCGATACTCGTATTCGAGTAGAAGATAAAGTACAGCCTTGGGATGGTGAATCAATAGGTGAGTTGGAGGTACGTGGTCCATGGATCGCGGCAAGTTATTACAATCACCCGGGAAGCGAACATTCCTGGAGTGAAGATGGTTGGTTTAAAACGGGTGACATGGCGACGATTGATAAGGATGGATATATTAATATTGTGGATCGAACCAAGGATTTAATCAAATCGGGTGGGGAGTGGATCAGTTCTGTTGCTCTGGAGAACACCTTGATGGGTCATCCAGATATTGCCGAAGCGGCTGCCATTGGAGTTCCACATCCCAAGTGGCAGGAGCGGCCTCTGGTTGTTGCAGTTCCAGCAGAAGGGAAGAAGCCGACTGTAGAAGAATTAAATGACTACCTCAGCACGAAGTTTGAAAGTTGGATGATTCCAGATGCCTACGTATTTGTAGATGAAATCCCACGCTCTTCCGCAGGTAAATTTCTTAAGCGTGCTTTGCGGGAGCAATATAAAAATTGGAACTGGGAATAG
- a CDS encoding type III polyketide synthase: MSRIEAVGTAVPPYRLTQGEAKEFARTLFHEVFSDVDRLLRVFDRTHIEQRYMSRPRSWFEQERSFSERNQAYIEIACQLGEKAIRQCLDEAKIGVSEVDHLVFVSTSGIATPSIDAHMINQLSFSPHLKRTPIWGLGCAGGAVGLARAFDFAKANPKSRILLLAVELCTLTFSRRDRSKSNLIATSLFADGAAAVLIVGEEVENRSSTPVPHIVDSMSQTWEDSLDVMGWEVNEDGLKVVFSRDIPTIVRRSIPTVVEQFLERSKLTLNDISRFVTHPGGAKVLEAYQQALGLGEGKLESAQKVLRSYGNMSSVTVLFVLQEECKQVAKAGQYGLLSALGPGFSAEQVLLQWR; this comes from the coding sequence ATGTCTCGGATTGAAGCTGTAGGAACAGCTGTCCCTCCATATCGTTTGACACAAGGGGAGGCAAAGGAATTTGCCCGAACGTTGTTTCACGAAGTATTTTCTGATGTGGATCGTTTACTGCGTGTGTTTGATCGAACACATATAGAACAACGATATATGAGTCGTCCGCGCTCGTGGTTTGAACAGGAGCGGTCGTTTTCCGAACGTAATCAAGCTTACATAGAAATAGCGTGTCAATTGGGAGAGAAGGCAATTCGTCAATGTTTAGATGAAGCGAAGATAGGTGTAAGTGAAGTGGATCATCTCGTTTTTGTTTCCACATCAGGCATCGCAACTCCAAGTATTGATGCTCATATGATAAATCAGCTTTCATTTTCCCCTCATCTCAAAAGGACCCCAATCTGGGGGTTAGGATGTGCGGGGGGCGCTGTGGGACTGGCACGCGCTTTTGATTTTGCTAAAGCGAATCCGAAAAGTAGAATTCTACTACTAGCGGTGGAATTATGTACCCTCACATTTTCAAGAAGAGACCGGTCGAAAAGCAACTTGATTGCTACATCGCTCTTTGCAGATGGAGCGGCCGCAGTGTTGATAGTAGGCGAAGAAGTTGAGAATCGTTCTTCTACACCTGTTCCTCATATTGTGGATAGTATGAGTCAGACATGGGAGGATTCTTTAGATGTGATGGGATGGGAAGTAAATGAGGATGGACTTAAAGTTGTTTTTTCACGGGATATCCCTACGATTGTGCGGAGATCCATCCCTACGGTGGTGGAGCAATTTTTAGAGCGTTCAAAGCTGACATTAAACGATATTAGCCGCTTTGTCACCCACCCTGGAGGGGCAAAGGTATTAGAAGCATATCAACAAGCGCTCGGACTGGGCGAGGGAAAGTTAGAGTCTGCACAAAAGGTACTGCGCTCTTATGGCAATATGTCTTCGGTTACTGTACTTTTTGTGCTTCAAGAGGAATGCAAGCAAGTTGCTAAGGCAGGTCAGTATGGGCTGTTATCTGCTTTAGGTCCTGGTTTTAGTGCGGAGCAAGTATTATTGCAATGGCGGTAA
- a CDS encoding ABC transporter ATP-binding protein produces MSEQALLKISQLGIHFHTDKGKVKAVDGVDLTVQETEIVGIVGESGCGKSVTSLSIMGLVPQPPGEITGSIRFNNEDLTRVSDRKMRALRGNEIAMIFQEPMTSLNPVFTIGDQMIETIRIHTRVSKREASARALEMLDKVGITRKGILKEYPHQLSGGMRQRVMIAMAMVLQPRLLIADEPTTALDVTIQAQILDLMRELNQEFKTAIMLITHDMGVVAEMCDRIVVMYAGQIVEEAKSRQLFQKPTHPYTQGLLKSIPNINNKKSERLYSIPGQVPSPIQMPTGCRFADRCEHVMSKCIEEAPPLIESDTQHYSRCWLYGAEEEADKNGISNALASS; encoded by the coding sequence ATGTCTGAGCAAGCACTATTAAAAATTTCGCAGCTAGGGATCCATTTTCATACAGACAAGGGGAAAGTGAAGGCTGTCGATGGTGTGGATTTAACTGTGCAAGAGACTGAGATCGTCGGAATTGTTGGCGAATCAGGGTGTGGAAAGAGTGTTACCTCTCTTTCGATAATGGGCTTGGTACCGCAACCACCAGGTGAGATAACGGGATCGATCCGCTTTAATAATGAAGATTTAACGAGAGTTTCAGATAGAAAAATGCGCGCATTGCGCGGTAATGAGATCGCGATGATCTTTCAAGAACCAATGACTTCTCTTAACCCTGTGTTTACGATTGGTGATCAGATGATCGAAACGATTCGCATACATACACGGGTGTCTAAGCGAGAGGCGAGTGCACGTGCGCTGGAAATGTTGGATAAAGTCGGGATCACACGTAAAGGGATTTTAAAGGAGTATCCACACCAGCTCTCTGGTGGCATGAGACAACGAGTGATGATTGCGATGGCGATGGTTTTACAGCCACGATTGTTAATTGCTGATGAACCAACCACTGCACTGGATGTAACGATTCAGGCGCAAATTTTGGATTTGATGCGTGAGTTAAATCAGGAATTTAAAACCGCTATCATGCTAATTACACACGATATGGGTGTTGTGGCAGAGATGTGTGATCGCATCGTGGTGATGTATGCCGGACAGATCGTGGAAGAGGCGAAAAGTCGGCAGCTCTTTCAAAAGCCTACTCATCCATATACACAAGGGCTACTAAAATCCATTCCGAATATTAATAACAAGAAGAGCGAGCGCTTGTACTCTATCCCGGGACAAGTGCCAAGCCCTATTCAGATGCCAACGGGATGTCGTTTTGCCGACCGTTGCGAACATGTGATGAGTAAGTGCATTGAAGAAGCCCCACCACTCATTGAATCAGATACTCAACATTATAGTCGCTGTTGGTTATATGGAGCAGAGGAGGAAGCAGACAAAAATGGAATCAGCAACGCTCTTGCAAGTTCGTAA
- a CDS encoding FAD-dependent thymidylate synthase — protein sequence MEVFRREFHLTVTNGTTPSFLMSSNSTNTIDLSQYVSNLDENVYTIFNLPEEVIAVIFAYVSRSSASFRDNLAKLLADEELAVSDHHAHGARLVSQKASRFHEKWVVGYGHSSVAEHAIAHIGVEKISRLASAELELANSFNSFTEYSQRYQRPKRGEYYLPPELESDPQTKETYIRLNEEAYTVYEQLLTQLIPHLKSTLSQGEKESERAFQSRIEKIAFEDARYVLTLATQTSLGMTGNGRALRDTLVRLLTSPYPESQRLAHALEKEISQVIPTLLRHVKPNQYLHHSRQALAKREAAPTEQISGTTHQPSARFTELPDYETTLNKLMEQLLIHLGYSYEEAHTHSKSLTIGEKEERMQDALQHLQFFDNPMELFQHVHYQVEMKISEANWHQLLRHNRGARFTYGEPTTRFGYTIPPHIKEAGLTKLYSSFIEQATTIQQQLAQSHPLIAPYCVTNAHHRQITMTASMWEMYHLINLRTSPEAQWDIRIVFEELLSTWSNQHPILARYAKRRL from the coding sequence ATGGAGGTGTTTAGACGGGAGTTCCATCTTACAGTTACAAATGGCACAACACCGTCTTTTCTCATGTCATCAAATTCAACTAATACAATCGACCTGTCCCAATATGTGTCCAATCTTGATGAAAACGTGTATACGATTTTCAACCTGCCCGAAGAAGTGATCGCAGTCATATTTGCCTATGTTAGTCGTAGTTCGGCTAGTTTTCGAGACAATCTGGCCAAACTTTTAGCCGACGAAGAATTGGCAGTCTCTGATCACCATGCCCACGGTGCACGGCTCGTTTCACAAAAAGCTTCTCGTTTCCATGAGAAATGGGTAGTAGGTTATGGTCACTCTAGCGTAGCTGAGCACGCAATTGCCCATATCGGCGTAGAAAAGATTAGTCGTCTCGCCTCGGCTGAGTTAGAGCTGGCCAATTCCTTTAATAGCTTCACCGAATACAGTCAGCGCTACCAGCGTCCTAAACGGGGAGAGTATTACCTTCCTCCGGAACTAGAGAGCGATCCCCAAACAAAAGAAACGTATATTCGACTAAACGAAGAGGCATATACCGTATACGAACAACTGTTGACCCAACTTATCCCTCACCTTAAGAGCACCCTGTCGCAAGGAGAAAAAGAAAGTGAACGGGCATTTCAATCACGCATAGAAAAAATTGCTTTTGAAGATGCTCGTTATGTCTTAACTCTTGCCACACAAACAAGCTTAGGGATGACAGGCAATGGCCGTGCTTTACGCGATACGCTCGTACGCCTTCTAACCAGTCCCTATCCTGAATCACAGCGACTAGCTCATGCATTGGAAAAAGAGATATCCCAAGTGATACCTACATTATTGCGCCATGTAAAACCTAATCAATATCTGCATCACTCTCGGCAAGCACTAGCAAAAAGAGAAGCTGCTCCTACAGAACAGATTAGTGGGACAACCCACCAACCCAGTGCTCGTTTTACCGAGCTACCCGATTATGAAACAACATTAAACAAACTGATGGAGCAACTTTTGATTCATTTGGGCTATTCCTATGAGGAAGCACATACACATTCCAAGTCTCTTACTATCGGAGAGAAGGAAGAAAGAATGCAAGATGCTCTTCAGCATTTACAATTCTTCGATAATCCGATGGAACTGTTCCAACATGTCCACTATCAAGTGGAGATGAAAATCTCTGAAGCAAACTGGCATCAGTTACTGCGTCACAACCGCGGAGCCCGCTTTACATATGGGGAACCCACCACGCGCTTTGGATATACCATTCCCCCTCATATTAAAGAAGCGGGACTTACAAAGCTTTACTCTTCCTTTATCGAGCAAGCTACTACGATACAGCAGCAGCTGGCACAATCTCATCCTCTAATCGCACCATACTGTGTCACCAATGCACATCACCGTCAAATCACGATGACTGCTTCGATGTGGGAAATGTATCATCTGATCAACCTCCGCACTTCTCCTGAAGCACAGTGGGATATTCGTATTGTATTTGAAGAGTTGCTCTCAACCTGGTCAAATCAACATCCTATACTGGCTCGATATGCCAAACGGAGATTATAA
- a CDS encoding GNAT family N-acetyltransferase encodes MLFQFDIGQNTYLRLLEARHAEALFHLVDQNREHLRKYMPWERTTLEVKDTRGFINYSLAEFARGGSLQLGIWVDGEIAGTIGINRFDHLENSGEIGYWLSKEHCGRGIITRAVQALLDECFYERGLHRVSIGCAKCNKPSRAVAERLGFRLEGTIKEGTPVGGEYEDRLIFRMLASEWKNRGTIEG; translated from the coding sequence ATGTTATTTCAATTTGATATTGGACAAAATACGTATTTGAGATTACTAGAGGCAAGGCATGCAGAAGCATTATTCCACCTGGTCGATCAAAATCGTGAGCACCTGCGCAAGTATATGCCGTGGGAGAGGACGACACTAGAAGTAAAGGATACGCGAGGCTTTATTAACTATTCATTAGCAGAGTTTGCAAGAGGGGGCTCGTTACAGCTTGGAATATGGGTAGATGGTGAAATCGCCGGTACAATTGGTATTAATAGATTTGATCATCTAGAGAATTCTGGCGAGATCGGATATTGGCTCTCCAAAGAGCATTGTGGCAGAGGGATTATCACACGTGCGGTACAAGCATTACTCGACGAGTGCTTTTATGAGCGGGGGCTTCATCGGGTAAGCATCGGTTGTGCGAAATGTAATAAACCGAGCCGAGCTGTGGCTGAGCGCTTAGGTTTCCGTTTAGAGGGGACGATTAAAGAGGGAACACCTGTGGGTGGGGAATATGAAGATAGATTAATTTTTAGAATGTTGGCGTCAGAGTGGAAGAATCGAGGTACGATTGAGGGATAG
- a CDS encoding cobyrinate a,c-diamide synthase — protein MGCSYTRPRILIAGTGSGVGKSTVTLGIMAAFQRRGLRVQGFKCGPDYLDPTYQTAVTKVPARNVDSWMVGRTKVQSILITGSEEADISVIEGMMGLYDGVNTLTEEGSTAEIAQLLDSPVVLIVDVWNMSRSAAAVVMGFQQLNRKVKLAGVVLNRVGSDGHYTEVKAVIEKCAHVPVVGYLKYDTSLAIPERHLGVVPTIERGDLNSFFTHLAEVVEQSIDLDVLLDIAEGAPIIEVKEESLSLEKNKYPEVVIAVAKDEAFHFYYHDNLQLLTRAGATITYFSPVAGEEIPIEADGLYIGGGFPEEYVRQLSTAEQTRHSIKRAYEEGMPIYAECGGYMYLSHSLTTIAGERYPMVGIIPAHIQMEKRLQALGYREVIAIGDQLLLKQGEKVRGHEFRYSYIEKEADWQDAFTFFQGEKAVCEGYQRGNVLGSYIHLYFPSYPVIAYRWLEACTSYRKYKQGEV, from the coding sequence ATGGGTTGTTCTTATACACGTCCGCGCATTCTGATTGCAGGGACGGGAAGTGGTGTAGGGAAATCGACAGTTACTTTGGGAATAATGGCGGCTTTTCAGCGAAGAGGCCTCCGTGTACAGGGATTTAAGTGTGGTCCGGATTATTTAGATCCTACATATCAAACGGCAGTAACAAAGGTTCCTGCGCGCAATGTAGATTCGTGGATGGTAGGGAGGACGAAGGTACAATCTATTCTAATTACGGGGAGTGAAGAGGCTGACATCTCTGTTATTGAGGGAATGATGGGATTATATGATGGGGTGAATACGCTAACGGAAGAGGGAAGTACTGCTGAGATTGCACAGCTGTTGGATTCACCTGTGGTATTGATCGTTGATGTGTGGAATATGTCACGGAGTGCAGCGGCGGTAGTAATGGGTTTTCAACAGCTGAATCGGAAAGTGAAATTGGCTGGAGTGGTGTTGAATCGGGTAGGGAGTGATGGGCACTATACCGAGGTAAAAGCGGTTATTGAAAAATGTGCTCATGTGCCAGTTGTGGGATATCTTAAGTATGATACTTCGCTTGCCATCCCGGAAAGACACTTGGGCGTAGTCCCAACGATCGAACGAGGAGATTTAAACTCCTTTTTTACTCACCTGGCTGAAGTGGTCGAGCAGAGTATTGACCTGGATGTACTCCTTGATATTGCTGAAGGTGCCCCAATAATAGAGGTGAAGGAAGAAAGTTTATCGCTAGAAAAAAATAAATATCCTGAAGTGGTTATTGCAGTCGCGAAGGATGAGGCTTTTCATTTTTACTATCATGATAATTTACAACTACTAACTAGAGCAGGGGCAACGATTACTTACTTCAGTCCAGTTGCAGGAGAAGAAATACCAATAGAAGCGGATGGTTTATATATTGGTGGAGGGTTTCCTGAAGAATATGTGAGGCAACTAAGCACGGCAGAACAGACGAGGCATTCAATTAAACGCGCTTACGAGGAGGGGATGCCTATATATGCCGAGTGTGGCGGCTATATGTATTTGTCGCATTCATTGACGACGATCGCAGGAGAACGCTATCCGATGGTGGGGATTATTCCTGCACATATACAGATGGAGAAGCGATTACAAGCGCTGGGATATCGTGAGGTAATCGCAATTGGAGATCAGCTTTTACTCAAACAGGGGGAGAAAGTGAGAGGTCATGAGTTTCGCTATTCTTATATTGAAAAAGAAGCAGACTGGCAAGATGCATTTACGTTTTTTCAAGGGGAAAAAGCAGTGTGTGAGGGGTATCAAAGGGGGAACGTGTTAGGGAGTTATATCCACTTGTATTTTCCTTCCTATCCTGTGATCGCATATCGATGGTTGGAAGCGTGCACATCATATCGAAAATATAAGCAAGGTGAGGTATAG
- a CDS encoding GMC family oxidoreductase N-terminal domain-containing protein, translated as MDADVIVIGAGGGGAVIAKELGERGVQVLVLEAGPWYGNKKWKRPENERGAQSSWDYNDLDGALYKSQLNALEYNMNDYTYGRFRWGPANRHRAPWMRVGREGMGIWQSAGVGGTTLHYTANSPRAFPLRIDGEWPLFYDDLLPYYERVEATLPVHFAPTTSKEEVFYYAAKKAGWNFTPTLNVTEAGYRPQPNAILPPNKELMNPKYSLSQLAHMEGCTLAGHCESGCAVGPSLEKSAKRSTNVSYIPLAMRTGNVVIRPNTFVTKIWSERKADGNIHVTGVTIRDTWTGKNEKLTSMVVVMAAGGIESPRLWLNSDLPFNEWVGRGLTSHYMNWIVGIFSEQQLIRLLGKPEVSPFVGPSSGGRLDIPGLGSVTVAGLDPTLFSSFTYGYGRSDSPWVEKPHPTEGVYRGRMGGAKMKELMARYRQSLGMAVITDDEVDPANHVRINSSISDEHGPIPVVRYVPTTTTIRRRQRLTKIAISLLQQAGAETIIDSDWGNSFIHLQCTMRMGYVVDSYGEAYQVKKLYVADNSVHTNSLGGPNPTLTTQALAVRTAEKMIERYF; from the coding sequence ATGGATGCGGATGTTATTGTGATTGGTGCAGGTGGGGGCGGAGCCGTTATAGCAAAGGAATTAGGGGAGCGAGGAGTTCAAGTATTGGTGTTAGAAGCAGGTCCGTGGTATGGAAATAAAAAATGGAAGCGTCCGGAAAATGAAAGGGGAGCACAATCTAGTTGGGATTACAATGATTTGGATGGCGCACTATATAAATCACAGTTAAATGCATTGGAGTATAACATGAATGACTATACGTATGGGCGTTTTCGGTGGGGGCCGGCCAATCGTCATCGAGCCCCATGGATGCGAGTAGGAAGAGAAGGGATGGGTATTTGGCAGAGTGCGGGCGTGGGAGGAACGACGCTTCATTACACTGCAAATTCCCCTCGTGCTTTTCCCTTGCGTATCGATGGTGAATGGCCGCTTTTTTACGATGATCTACTCCCTTACTATGAACGGGTGGAGGCAACCCTTCCTGTCCATTTTGCACCGACGACCTCTAAAGAAGAGGTTTTTTATTATGCGGCAAAGAAGGCAGGGTGGAACTTTACTCCTACATTAAACGTGACAGAGGCTGGATATCGTCCACAGCCGAATGCGATTCTTCCGCCTAATAAAGAGCTGATGAACCCGAAATACTCACTCTCTCAACTAGCACATATGGAAGGGTGTACACTAGCTGGACATTGTGAGAGTGGCTGTGCTGTTGGACCTTCGCTAGAAAAATCAGCGAAGCGTTCTACCAATGTAAGTTATATTCCGCTCGCTATGCGCACTGGTAATGTGGTCATTCGTCCCAACACATTTGTGACAAAGATATGGAGTGAACGTAAAGCTGATGGGAATATACATGTAACGGGTGTAACGATACGTGATACGTGGACAGGGAAGAACGAAAAACTTACTAGCATGGTGGTTGTGATGGCTGCAGGTGGAATTGAGTCACCACGATTGTGGTTAAATTCAGACTTACCATTTAATGAGTGGGTGGGTAGGGGACTCACGAGTCACTACATGAATTGGATTGTAGGTATCTTCTCAGAGCAACAATTAATCCGCTTGCTGGGAAAGCCAGAGGTGTCCCCGTTCGTCGGTCCTTCTTCAGGTGGGCGCTTAGATATTCCTGGGCTGGGATCAGTAACTGTAGCGGGTTTAGATCCAACGCTATTCTCCTCTTTTACATATGGATATGGGCGATCTGATTCTCCGTGGGTAGAGAAACCGCATCCCACAGAGGGGGTGTATCGTGGACGTATGGGTGGGGCAAAGATGAAGGAGTTGATGGCACGTTATCGACAGTCCCTCGGGATGGCAGTCATTACAGATGATGAAGTAGATCCTGCTAACCATGTTAGAATTAACTCATCTATAAGTGATGAACACGGACCGATTCCAGTCGTTCGATATGTACCGACTACAACCACTATCAGACGTCGTCAACGATTAACTAAGATAGCGATTTCTCTATTGCAACAAGCGGGGGCAGAGACGATCATTGATAGTGATTGGGGAAACTCTTTTATCCATTTGCAGTGCACGATGCGCATGGGATATGTGGTGGATTCGTATGGGGAGGCGTATCAAGTGAAGAAGTTGTATGTGGCAGATAATAGTGTTCATACAAATTCTTTGGGTGGCCCAAATCCGACATTGACGACACAAGCTCTCGCCGTGCGAACTGCTGAAAAGATGATAGAGCGATATTTTTGA
- a CDS encoding isoprenylcysteine carboxyl methyltransferase family protein, protein MNEWFYIIVGIVVVQRLVELWISKQNADWMKSEGGYEVGRQHYPLIVVLHVCFFLSLWIEAGMGSTIIPSWWMLAASLFVLAQGLRIWCLLSLGKYWNTRIWIVPGHQPVTKGPYQYMRHPNYVIVGIEMLALPLIFGAYGTAVTFSLLHAAVTTFVRVPVEEEALIAKTPYLEEMQTRRRFLYWRR, encoded by the coding sequence ATGAATGAGTGGTTTTATATCATCGTGGGGATAGTCGTGGTGCAGCGGCTTGTGGAGTTGTGGATATCGAAACAAAATGCAGATTGGATGAAGTCAGAAGGGGGATACGAGGTAGGAAGGCAACATTATCCTCTGATTGTGGTGCTTCATGTTTGTTTCTTTCTCAGTTTATGGATTGAAGCTGGGATGGGGAGCACCATAATCCCCTCGTGGTGGATGTTGGCGGCATCTTTGTTTGTGTTGGCGCAGGGATTACGTATATGGTGTTTACTTTCATTAGGTAAGTATTGGAATACACGTATCTGGATTGTACCTGGACACCAGCCAGTTACCAAAGGGCCTTATCAATATATGCGGCATCCAAACTATGTCATAGTGGGAATTGAAATGCTAGCGTTACCGCTCATTTTCGGTGCATATGGGACGGCTGTTACATTTTCATTGTTGCATGCAGCAGTTACGACGTTTGTTCGTGTGCCTGTGGAAGAGGAGGCTTTAATAGCTAAGACTCCTTATTTGGAAGAGATGCAAACACGTCGCCGTTTTTTGTATTGGCGGAGATAG
- a CDS encoding GNAT family N-acetyltransferase, with translation MKMRMLVKEDVYSFLHLRMQALREHPDAFCEDEDDFARKSRERLEREIESDCHHFILGAFQGTDLVGMVGFQREEGRKINHKAVVWGMYIIPELRGSRVGQALLEEVIARARAIEGVEQIQLAVGSWNNGAKKLYERCGFRSWGVEPGAMKVGQRYIDEEWMVLSL, from the coding sequence ATGAAAATGCGAATGCTTGTTAAGGAAGATGTTTACTCATTTTTACATTTACGTATGCAAGCACTGCGTGAGCATCCCGACGCGTTTTGTGAGGATGAAGATGATTTTGCTCGAAAGTCACGTGAGCGGTTAGAAAGGGAGATTGAATCGGACTGTCATCATTTTATCTTAGGGGCTTTTCAAGGAACAGATTTAGTGGGGATGGTTGGTTTTCAGCGTGAGGAGGGGAGAAAAATCAATCATAAAGCGGTGGTATGGGGCATGTATATCATTCCAGAACTGAGAGGGAGTAGAGTGGGGCAAGCGCTGTTAGAAGAGGTGATTGCGCGCGCACGTGCCATAGAAGGAGTGGAACAGATACAATTAGCGGTTGGAAGTTGGAATAATGGAGCAAAGAAGTTGTACGAACGTTGTGGATTCCGGTCATGGGGTGTTGAACCGGGAGCGATGAAAGTGGGTCAACGTTATATAGATGAGGAGTGGATGGTGTTATCGTTGTGA